A section of the Candidatus Effluviviaceae Genus I sp. genome encodes:
- the selD gene encoding selenide, water dikinase SelD — MLAKLPPIADPRVLVSEGTVDDAGVYLLNDEVALVFTVDFFTPVVDDARDFGRISAANAFSDVYAMGGRPVMALNVLCFPDGELPPDAMAEILLGGEDTAAEAGVSIVGGHSVSDRELKYGLAVVGTVHPKRVVTNAGARPGQALALTKPLGTGILMTALKEGKLSAESLAEATAVMRRLNRAASEAMVEAGATAATDVTGFGLAGHASAMARASRVTLEIDLASVPLLRGVREFLDAGVFPGGLATNREYYGRSVSAAAGASADPIYDPQTSGGLLVALPEESLARLSGGLTGRGEREPWVIGRVLPEGPHPIVAR, encoded by the coding sequence GTGCTCGCCAAGCTGCCGCCCATCGCGGATCCACGCGTGCTCGTCTCCGAGGGCACCGTGGACGACGCCGGGGTCTACCTTCTGAACGACGAGGTCGCGCTCGTCTTCACAGTGGACTTCTTCACGCCGGTCGTGGACGACGCGCGCGATTTCGGGAGGATCTCAGCGGCCAACGCGTTCTCCGACGTGTACGCGATGGGCGGAAGGCCCGTGATGGCGCTCAACGTGCTGTGCTTCCCCGACGGGGAGCTTCCGCCGGACGCGATGGCGGAGATCCTCCTTGGAGGAGAGGACACGGCCGCCGAGGCCGGCGTGTCGATCGTCGGCGGCCACTCGGTGAGCGACCGCGAGCTCAAGTACGGGCTCGCCGTGGTGGGGACGGTCCACCCGAAGCGCGTCGTGACGAACGCCGGCGCGCGCCCCGGGCAGGCGCTCGCGCTCACGAAGCCGCTCGGAACGGGCATTCTCATGACGGCGCTCAAGGAGGGGAAGCTCTCCGCCGAGAGCCTCGCTGAGGCGACGGCCGTGATGAGGAGACTGAACCGCGCGGCCTCGGAGGCCATGGTCGAGGCGGGAGCGACGGCCGCGACCGACGTCACGGGCTTCGGCCTCGCGGGGCACGCGTCCGCCATGGCGCGGGCGAGCCGCGTGACCCTCGAGATCGATCTCGCGAGCGTGCCGCTCCTGCGCGGCGTCCGCGAGTTCCTCGACGCCGGCGTGTTCCCCGGCGGGCTGGCGACGAACCGCGAGTACTACGGAAGATCGGTGAGCGCGGCTGCGGGCGCGAGCGCGGACCCGATCTACGATCCGCAGACGTCGGGCGGGCTTCTCGTCGCGCTGCCGGAGGAGAGCCTCGCGCGGCTGAGCGGCGGGCTCACGGGCCGGGGCGAGCGCGAGCCCTGGGTGATAGGAAGGGTGCTGCCCGAGGGGCCGCATCCCATTGTGGCGCGGTAG
- the glmS gene encoding glutamine--fructose-6-phosphate transaminase (isomerizing) gives MCGIIAVVTDARDTVPVLVDGLRRMEYRGYDSAGVAVIADGRLLVRKTRGKIDDLQRILDEDPVQGMTGIAHTRWATHGEPSDKNAHPQVDCTGRVAVVHNGIVENCVALRRSLEAKGHAFRSDTDTEVLAHLIEEHYAGNLEEAVRAALAWVQGAYGIAVVHADEPRKIVGARNGSPLVIGVAKDGYYVASDVAALVRYTRDVVYLDDLEMVVATPDGFSTTTLQNELITKDVERITWNVEMIERNGYPHFMLKEIFEQEQTVMDAVRGRLIETAGDALLGGLREHRRALNDAKRIIIIACGTSWHAGLIGEYMIEDLARVSVEVEYASEFRYRNPVINPGDIVLVISQSGETADTAAAMVEAQRRGAVVLGIVNVVGSTIARRSDGGVYIHAGPEIGVASTKAFTSQLMVLAALALMLGRARNVSVTEGRRIVRAMLNIPGQIAEVLAKNDEISEIAKRFAKHSNFLYLGRGYNFPVALEGALKLKEISYIHAEGYPAAEMKHGPIALIDENMPVVVIAPHDVFLKKVLSNMEELRSRGGRIIAVTSHGDDQVKRMADAVIEVPRTLPHLTPILSVVPLQLLAYHIAVERGCHVDQPRNLAKSVTVE, from the coding sequence ATGTGCGGCATCATCGCGGTCGTGACGGACGCGAGGGACACGGTCCCCGTGCTCGTCGATGGCCTGAGAAGGATGGAGTACCGCGGCTACGACTCGGCGGGCGTCGCCGTCATCGCCGACGGGCGGCTGCTCGTCAGGAAGACGCGGGGGAAGATCGACGACCTTCAGCGCATCCTCGACGAGGACCCCGTGCAGGGCATGACGGGGATCGCGCACACGCGGTGGGCGACCCACGGCGAGCCGAGCGACAAGAACGCGCACCCGCAGGTGGACTGCACCGGCAGGGTCGCGGTCGTGCACAACGGCATCGTGGAGAACTGCGTCGCCCTGCGCAGGTCTCTCGAGGCGAAGGGCCACGCGTTCCGGTCGGACACCGACACGGAGGTCCTCGCGCACCTCATCGAGGAGCACTACGCCGGCAACCTCGAGGAGGCGGTGCGGGCCGCGCTCGCGTGGGTCCAGGGCGCCTACGGGATCGCCGTCGTCCACGCCGACGAGCCGCGGAAGATCGTGGGCGCACGCAACGGAAGCCCCCTCGTGATCGGCGTGGCGAAGGACGGCTACTACGTCGCGTCCGACGTCGCCGCGCTCGTGCGCTACACGCGGGACGTCGTGTATCTCGACGATCTCGAAATGGTGGTCGCGACGCCGGACGGATTCTCGACCACGACGCTCCAGAACGAGCTCATCACGAAGGACGTGGAGCGCATCACCTGGAACGTCGAGATGATCGAGCGGAACGGCTACCCGCACTTCATGCTCAAGGAGATCTTCGAGCAGGAACAGACCGTGATGGACGCCGTGCGCGGGCGCCTCATCGAGACCGCGGGCGACGCGCTCCTCGGAGGCCTCCGCGAGCACCGGCGGGCGCTCAACGACGCGAAGCGGATCATCATCATCGCCTGCGGCACCTCGTGGCACGCCGGCCTCATTGGCGAGTACATGATCGAGGACCTCGCGCGCGTGTCCGTGGAGGTCGAGTACGCGTCGGAGTTCCGTTACCGCAACCCGGTGATCAACCCCGGCGACATCGTGCTCGTCATCAGCCAGTCGGGCGAGACCGCGGACACGGCGGCAGCCATGGTCGAGGCGCAGCGGAGAGGGGCCGTCGTGCTCGGCATCGTGAACGTGGTCGGGTCGACGATCGCGCGCAGGAGCGACGGCGGCGTGTACATCCACGCCGGCCCCGAGATCGGCGTCGCGTCCACGAAGGCGTTCACCTCGCAGCTCATGGTGCTCGCGGCGCTCGCGCTGATGCTTGGTCGCGCGCGGAACGTCTCGGTGACCGAGGGGCGGAGGATCGTGCGGGCGATGCTGAACATCCCCGGCCAGATCGCCGAGGTCCTCGCGAAGAACGACGAGATCAGCGAGATCGCGAAGCGCTTCGCGAAGCACTCGAACTTTCTCTACCTCGGGCGGGGCTACAACTTCCCGGTGGCGCTCGAGGGCGCGCTCAAGCTCAAGGAGATCTCGTACATCCACGCCGAGGGCTATCCGGCCGCCGAGATGAAGCACGGGCCGATCGCCCTCATCGACGAGAACATGCCGGTCGTCGTCATCGCGCCGCACGACGTGTTCCTCAAGAAGGTCTTGTCGAACATGGAGGAGCTCAGGTCGCGCGGAGGACGGATCATCGCGGTCACGTCGCACGGCGACGACCAGGTCAAGAGGATGGCGGACGCTGTCATCGAGGTGCCGAGGACGCTTCCGCACCTGACGCCGATCCTGAGCGTCGTGCCGCTGCAGCTCCTCGCGTATCACATCGCGGTGGAGCGCGGCTGCCACGTGGACCAGCCGCGGAACCTGGCGAAGAGCGTGACCGTCGAGTAG
- a CDS encoding phosphoglucosamine mutase: MGLIRGVSGVRGIVGRDITEETAALYGRAFGATVRGAVAVGRDSRRGGDRLAAAVRRGVRESGSGAIDLGVVPTPTVGVATRLRGFAGGIAVTASHNPEEWNGFKFFSPRGVFLTREEVERVFDLADGGGGAVRSDGPAESAWSGAADEHVRLVASCPFVDRDAIARMRPRVALDCVNAAGSVVLPGLLRDLGCDVVELSCAAGEPFSRGAEPVPEHLAALSEAVVRERAAAGLACDPDADRLAIVDERGRPVGEEYTLALAADVVLTARPGPVVANVSTSLMIEDVARAHGAPLWRTAVGEINVVARMLEVNAVVGGEGNGGVIVPSVHPGRDAATAAALVMTALARPGAGPASAVVARFPTYSMVKRKVAAAVPSQQALTESMAAAFSGATPDLTDGVKMCWPGRWVHVRMSGTEPVVRVIAEAGSPADARSLADAAEGVVSRMSEGTRPCAASSRS, translated from the coding sequence ATGGGCCTCATCAGGGGCGTTTCGGGAGTCCGCGGCATCGTCGGACGGGACATCACGGAGGAGACGGCGGCGCTGTACGGCCGGGCCTTCGGGGCGACCGTCCGCGGGGCCGTGGCCGTGGGCCGCGACTCCAGACGGGGAGGCGACCGCCTCGCCGCCGCGGTCCGCCGCGGCGTTCGGGAGAGCGGGTCCGGAGCGATCGATCTCGGCGTCGTGCCGACGCCGACCGTGGGCGTCGCGACGCGGCTGCGCGGGTTCGCCGGCGGCATCGCCGTCACGGCGAGCCACAACCCCGAGGAGTGGAACGGGTTCAAGTTCTTCTCGCCGCGCGGCGTGTTCCTCACGCGCGAGGAGGTCGAGCGCGTCTTTGACCTCGCCGACGGCGGTGGCGGGGCCGTCCGCAGCGACGGGCCGGCCGAGTCGGCGTGGAGCGGGGCAGCCGACGAGCACGTCAGGCTCGTGGCGTCGTGCCCGTTCGTGGACCGCGACGCGATCGCGCGGATGCGTCCCCGCGTCGCGCTCGACTGCGTCAACGCCGCGGGGTCCGTCGTCCTGCCGGGGCTCCTCAGGGACCTGGGCTGCGACGTCGTGGAGCTCTCATGCGCGGCCGGGGAACCGTTCTCACGGGGTGCGGAGCCGGTCCCCGAGCACCTCGCGGCGCTCTCGGAGGCCGTCGTCCGCGAGCGCGCCGCCGCGGGGCTCGCGTGCGATCCCGACGCGGACCGCCTCGCCATCGTGGACGAGCGCGGGCGACCCGTGGGCGAGGAGTACACGCTCGCGCTCGCCGCGGACGTGGTGCTGACCGCCCGCCCGGGCCCCGTCGTCGCGAACGTCTCGACGAGCCTCATGATCGAGGACGTCGCGCGGGCGCACGGCGCGCCGTTGTGGCGGACCGCGGTCGGTGAGATCAACGTGGTCGCGCGCATGCTCGAGGTGAACGCCGTCGTGGGCGGGGAGGGCAACGGCGGCGTCATCGTGCCGTCGGTCCACCCGGGGCGCGACGCGGCGACGGCGGCGGCCCTCGTGATGACCGCGCTCGCTCGGCCAGGCGCCGGGCCGGCGTCGGCCGTCGTCGCGCGTTTCCCGACGTACTCGATGGTCAAACGGAAGGTCGCGGCGGCCGTGCCGTCGCAGCAGGCGCTCACGGAGTCCATGGCGGCGGCCTTCTCGGGCGCCACGCCGGACCTCACCGACGGCGTGAAGATGTGCTGGCCCGGCAGGTGGGTTCACGTCAGGATGTCCGGTACTGAGCCGGTCGTGCGGGTCATCGCCGAGGCGGGGAGTCCCGCGGACGCACGGTCCCTCGCCGACGCGGCCGAAGGCGTCGTCTCCCGGATGTCGGAAGGAACACGCCCATGTGCGGCATCATCGCGGTCGTGA
- a CDS encoding tetratricopeptide repeat protein — protein sequence MFTRAFVCLVLLVLPALSGCVYYNTFYNARSAASEAALLRESRPPDGAPTSREKELLDRVIEKCAKILRDHPDSSWADDALVLMAEALHQQGKHESALSRLAELRQNHPESGLRDRADYLRGAVLLGKGDPVGAEEALRPLADASPPNDLSDDAMVLVGKARNARRHHDEAAETYLAALERFPRSDRRAEVRILAAENYADVGMLAEAAHQYDQVRREAAAPKVAFEARVRLADTLVRLGDAGGALAVLEELERRTADRDALDRVLLLKGQAHELAGDLGAAVSAYESVTAARARTEGSALALYRIGLIRRDREDDVDAALEVFTRARDESPRGEASRLASRALEDLNALTKHLEAIGRSEGREEAAADTTTAPPSPEETHADALHTSLLPSAEEPDAGPASPDDELAEARFLAAELLLFSMDRPEKALGYYRDVAALHPSSAFAPKAGLAAAWILERRMGDPVGAAQAYAEVAAAYPATDYASFAEDALERLGADGDGGAQAPGP from the coding sequence GTGTTCACGCGAGCCTTCGTCTGTCTTGTCCTGCTCGTCCTGCCCGCGCTGTCCGGCTGCGTGTACTACAACACGTTCTACAACGCGAGGAGCGCCGCGTCGGAGGCGGCCCTCCTGAGGGAGTCGAGGCCGCCCGACGGCGCGCCGACGAGCAGAGAGAAGGAGCTTCTCGATCGGGTCATCGAGAAGTGCGCGAAGATCCTCAGGGATCACCCGGACTCGTCGTGGGCCGACGACGCCCTCGTGCTCATGGCCGAGGCCCTCCACCAGCAGGGGAAGCACGAGAGCGCCCTCTCGCGCCTGGCGGAGCTCCGGCAGAACCACCCCGAAAGCGGGCTCAGAGACAGGGCGGACTATCTCCGCGGAGCGGTGCTCCTCGGCAAGGGCGATCCGGTCGGGGCCGAGGAGGCGCTGCGTCCGCTGGCCGATGCCTCCCCGCCGAACGACCTGTCGGACGACGCGATGGTCCTCGTCGGCAAGGCGAGGAACGCGAGAAGGCACCACGACGAGGCAGCCGAGACGTACCTCGCGGCGCTCGAGCGCTTCCCGAGAAGCGACCGCCGCGCCGAAGTGAGGATCCTCGCGGCCGAGAACTACGCCGACGTCGGCATGCTGGCCGAGGCCGCGCACCAGTACGACCAGGTCCGTCGCGAGGCGGCGGCGCCGAAGGTCGCCTTCGAGGCGAGGGTGCGCCTTGCCGACACGCTCGTCAGGCTCGGGGACGCGGGCGGCGCGCTGGCCGTTCTCGAGGAGCTCGAGCGCAGGACCGCCGACCGGGACGCCCTCGATCGCGTGCTGCTTCTCAAGGGACAGGCGCACGAGCTCGCCGGCGATCTCGGTGCAGCCGTCTCCGCGTACGAGAGCGTCACCGCGGCGCGCGCCCGCACCGAAGGCTCGGCGCTCGCCCTCTACCGCATCGGGCTCATCCGCCGGGACCGAGAGGACGACGTCGATGCGGCGCTCGAGGTCTTCACGCGGGCGCGCGACGAGTCGCCCCGCGGCGAGGCGAGCAGGCTCGCGTCCCGCGCCCTGGAAGACCTCAACGCGCTCACGAAGCACCTCGAGGCCATCGGACGGTCCGAGGGACGCGAGGAGGCCGCGGCGGACACGACGACCGCGCCGCCGTCGCCTGAGGAGACGCACGCTGACGCGCTCCACACGAGCCTTCTGCCGTCCGCCGAGGAGCCCGACGCGGGTCCCGCCTCGCCGGACGACGAGCTGGCTGAGGCCCGCTTCCTCGCCGCCGAGCTCCTGCTCTTCAGCATGGACCGGCCGGAGAAGGCGCTCGGATACTACCGCGACGTGGCGGCGCTCCATCCCTCGAGCGCGTTCGCGCCGAAGGCCGGGCTCGCGGCGGCGTGGATCCTCGAGCGTCGCATGGGCGACCCCGTCGGCGCGGCGCAGGCGTACGCCGAGGTCGCGGCCGCGTACCCGGCGACGGACTACGCGAGCTTCGCGGAAGACGCGCTCGAACGGCTGGGCGCGGACGGCGACGGCGGCGCACAGGCGCCCGGGCCCTAG
- the pyrR gene encoding bifunctional pyr operon transcriptional regulator/uracil phosphoribosyltransferase PyrR: protein MRTKARVMDADDLRRAITRIAHEILERNGGTDDLAIVGIQTRGVHIARRIAEVIRGIEGAAVPVGVLDITLYRDDLQTIAEQPVVNESDIPFDVQGKTIVLADDVLYTGRTVRAALDEIIDFGRPKAVHLAVIIDRGHRELPIRADYVGKNVPTSANEIVTVRVTEKDGADEVTIQSVDN from the coding sequence ATGCGAACGAAGGCGCGCGTGATGGACGCCGACGACCTGAGAAGGGCGATCACGAGGATCGCTCACGAGATCCTGGAACGGAACGGCGGGACGGACGATCTCGCGATCGTCGGGATCCAGACACGGGGCGTCCACATCGCCCGCCGGATCGCGGAGGTCATCCGCGGCATCGAGGGAGCGGCCGTTCCCGTCGGCGTTCTCGACATCACGCTCTACCGTGATGACCTCCAGACGATCGCCGAGCAGCCCGTCGTGAACGAGAGCGACATCCCCTTCGACGTCCAGGGCAAGACCATCGTGCTGGCGGACGACGTGCTGTACACGGGGCGCACCGTCCGGGCGGCGCTCGACGAGATCATCGACTTCGGCAGACCGAAGGCGGTGCACCTTGCCGTGATCATCGACCGTGGCCACAGGGAGCTCCCCATCCGGGCCGACTACGTAGGGAAGAACGTCCCGACGTCCGCGAACGAGATCGTCACCGTGCGCGTCACGGAGAAGGACGGCGCCGACGAGGTCACCATCCAGTCGGTCGACAACTAG
- a CDS encoding ATP-binding cassette domain-containing protein — MRIVLEGVVVEYDRGLPGASVALRGVDLSVSEGESVALVGATGSGKTTLLEVMAGLSGPFRGAARLEPAPSGLTLRRAVGLVYQFPECQFFEETVFADVAFGPRRQGLPESEVSQRVLLALERASLPPAAFADRHPLTLSAGEKRRAAVACILALERPFLLLDEPTAGLDPAGRARMLDVILSERGRGRGVVLVTHDLDLVDAAADRVVVMARGAVLADGDAASILGCAATLGEAGLEMPPAHALVSRVAERNARLADDVAGALWGSGRLRAGAVGGTFAASEKRCGPPREAR; from the coding sequence GTGAGGATCGTTCTCGAGGGCGTGGTCGTGGAGTACGACCGCGGCCTGCCCGGCGCGTCGGTCGCGCTGCGCGGCGTCGATCTCTCGGTGAGCGAGGGCGAGAGCGTCGCGCTCGTCGGCGCCACGGGCTCCGGGAAGACGACGCTCCTCGAGGTGATGGCCGGGCTCTCCGGTCCGTTCCGCGGCGCCGCGCGGCTGGAGCCCGCGCCGTCCGGCCTGACGCTCAGGAGGGCCGTCGGGCTCGTGTACCAGTTCCCGGAGTGTCAGTTCTTCGAGGAGACCGTCTTCGCGGACGTGGCGTTCGGGCCAAGGCGGCAGGGTCTTCCGGAGAGCGAGGTGTCGCAGCGCGTCCTGCTCGCGCTCGAGCGCGCCTCGCTTCCCCCCGCGGCGTTCGCCGACAGGCACCCTCTGACGTTGAGCGCAGGGGAGAAGCGCCGGGCGGCGGTGGCCTGCATCCTCGCACTCGAGCGGCCCTTCCTGCTGCTGGACGAGCCGACCGCGGGGCTCGACCCGGCCGGCCGAGCCCGCATGCTCGACGTCATTCTGAGCGAGCGCGGCCGCGGGCGCGGAGTCGTTCTCGTGACGCACGACCTCGATCTCGTGGATGCTGCGGCGGACCGCGTCGTCGTCATGGCCCGCGGGGCCGTCCTGGCCGACGGCGACGCGGCGTCGATCCTCGGCTGCGCCGCGACACTCGGCGAGGCCGGCCTCGAGATGCCTCCGGCGCACGCGCTCGTGTCGCGCGTCGCGGAGCGGAACGCTCGCCTCGCCGACGACGTGGCGGGCGCCCTGTGGGGCTCCGGCCGCTTGCGGGCGGGCGCGGTCGGTGGTACATTCGCAGCGTCCGAGAAGCGCTGCGGTCCGCCCCGGGAGGCACGATGA
- a CDS encoding ATP-binding cassette domain-containing protein yields the protein MIVLDGVDCEYPGATRPALRGVRLEIAPGESVAIAGPSGSGKSTLVKLMNALLLPTAGRVTVDGLDTADESLVWEIRRRVGLIFQNPDNQFVSTTVEREIAFGMENLGLPRSEIAARMADVASRLRLGPLMDRPPHKLSGGEKQRVAIAAVLAMRPAHLALDEPTSLLDSEGRREVWEILGEIARGGFHTVVHVTQFPDEIALAARAVVLSEGSVVFDGPPAELFRRGGDLGAWGLERPRAIELAERVRRAGFGVPEEAASIEAIAEAVIAGGGEA from the coding sequence ATGATCGTCCTTGACGGCGTCGACTGCGAGTATCCGGGGGCGACGCGCCCTGCGCTCCGCGGCGTGCGGCTCGAGATCGCGCCGGGCGAGTCGGTCGCGATCGCGGGGCCCAGCGGCTCCGGCAAGAGCACGCTCGTGAAGCTCATGAACGCGCTCCTGCTCCCGACGGCCGGGCGCGTCACCGTGGACGGCCTCGACACCGCCGACGAGTCCCTCGTGTGGGAGATCCGGCGCCGCGTCGGGCTCATCTTCCAGAACCCCGACAACCAGTTCGTGAGCACGACGGTCGAGCGCGAGATCGCCTTCGGCATGGAGAACCTGGGTCTGCCGCGGTCCGAGATCGCAGCGCGGATGGCCGACGTCGCTTCGCGGCTGCGCCTTGGTCCTCTCATGGACAGGCCTCCTCACAAGCTCTCGGGCGGCGAGAAGCAGCGGGTGGCGATCGCCGCCGTCCTCGCCATGCGGCCGGCGCACCTGGCGCTGGACGAGCCCACGTCTCTCCTGGACTCCGAGGGGCGACGGGAGGTGTGGGAGATCCTGGGGGAGATCGCCCGAGGCGGCTTCCACACGGTCGTGCACGTCACGCAGTTCCCGGACGAGATCGCGCTCGCGGCGAGAGCGGTGGTCCTGTCCGAGGGGAGCGTTGTGTTCGACGGGCCGCCGGCCGAGCTGTTCCGGCGCGGGGGCGACCTCGGGGCGTGGGGACTCGAGCGCCCCAGGGCGATCGAGCTCGCGGAGCGCGTGCGCCGGGCGGGGTTCGGCGTTCCCGAGGAGGCCGCGTCGATCGAGGCCATCGCCGAGGCCGTGATCGCCGGGGGGGGCGAGGCGTGA
- the dusB gene encoding tRNA dihydrouridine synthase DusB: protein MTIAGLAVTPPLALAPLAGITDSPMRRVCRRLGASLVWTEMVSAEGLVRGGAKTLRLLAFHPDERPIVFQLFGARPEAMGAAAAAACRLKPDLLDINVGCPARKVVRSGAGSALMRDLGRLAEVARAVVEASDRPVVAKIRSGWDEGHVNAPEAAAALVEAGVAALVVHPRTGRQGFTGSADWRVIRAVRAAVPVPVIGNGDVRTPDDAARMRDETGCDGVMIGRAAVGNPWVFAGAAARWSGLPAPEPPTLTDRIRLAAEHLDLMVAAKGERTGVLEMRKHITAYLRGFPGASGLRAELVRIDGSDAVRARLLRAASELGDGKPA, encoded by the coding sequence ATGACGATCGCGGGACTTGCCGTCACTCCGCCGCTGGCGCTGGCGCCGCTGGCCGGCATCACCGACAGCCCCATGCGCAGGGTCTGCAGGCGCCTGGGGGCGTCGCTCGTCTGGACGGAGATGGTGAGCGCCGAGGGCCTCGTCCGCGGCGGCGCGAAGACGCTGCGGCTCCTCGCGTTTCACCCCGACGAGAGGCCGATCGTCTTCCAGCTGTTCGGGGCACGGCCCGAGGCCATGGGCGCCGCCGCCGCGGCCGCCTGCCGCCTGAAGCCGGACCTCCTCGACATCAACGTCGGCTGCCCCGCGCGGAAGGTCGTGCGCTCGGGCGCCGGGTCCGCGCTCATGCGAGACCTCGGGCGTCTGGCCGAGGTCGCGCGCGCCGTCGTCGAGGCGTCCGACCGGCCCGTCGTCGCGAAGATCCGGAGCGGCTGGGACGAGGGTCACGTGAACGCGCCGGAGGCCGCCGCGGCGCTCGTCGAGGCCGGCGTCGCCGCGCTCGTCGTGCATCCGCGGACCGGCAGGCAGGGGTTCACCGGGTCGGCGGACTGGCGCGTGATCCGCGCGGTGCGGGCCGCCGTGCCGGTTCCCGTCATCGGGAACGGCGACGTCCGGACGCCCGACGACGCCGCGCGGATGCGCGACGAGACCGGATGCGACGGCGTCATGATCGGGCGCGCGGCCGTCGGCAACCCCTGGGTCTTCGCCGGCGCGGCCGCGCGCTGGTCCGGGCTGCCGGCGCCGGAGCCTCCGACGCTCACCGACCGCATTCGCCTGGCGGCCGAGCATCTGGATCTCATGGTCGCCGCGAAGGGCGAGAGGACGGGCGTGCTCGAGATGAGGAAGCACATCACTGCATATCTGAGGGGCTTCCCCGGCGCCTCGGGACTGCGGGCCGAGCTTGTCCGCATCGACGGAAGCGACGCGGTGCGGGCCAGGCTGCTGCGCGCCGCGAGCGAGCTGGGTGACGGGAAACCGGCATGA